A DNA window from Mucilaginibacter xinganensis contains the following coding sequences:
- a CDS encoding MlaD family protein: MKISNETKIGALTAIAITVLILGYSFLKGNDVFSGSNKFYAIYKSVDGLSVSKPVLVNGFPIGNVAKMKLLPNGHTIVEFKVDKQYNVPSNTLAKLVSTDLLGGKAIVFEYGNSNTYADDNDTLRADIQGSLAESLQPIQTKAENLITKLDSSLAAINKILNPNFQKNVDRSFTSIANSLQTLEGTTKKIDALVGGQTAHINGIMSNAEIVSANLKTSTANINGITSNFEKVSNDIANANIRQTLDNANKAMTDLQETISKINTSKGTLGLLLNDDKMYNNLKDASANLNSLFIDLKAHPKRYVSFSVFGGKKD, encoded by the coding sequence ATGAAAATATCAAACGAAACTAAAATAGGCGCATTAACGGCCATTGCAATTACAGTTCTGATCCTCGGTTATAGTTTTTTAAAAGGAAATGACGTTTTTTCGGGCTCTAACAAATTTTACGCTATTTATAAGAGCGTCGACGGGTTGTCAGTATCGAAGCCCGTATTGGTGAATGGTTTCCCTATTGGCAACGTTGCGAAAATGAAACTGCTTCCAAATGGACATACCATTGTGGAATTTAAGGTAGATAAGCAATATAATGTACCTTCAAACACGCTGGCGAAACTGGTAAGCACCGATCTTTTAGGGGGTAAAGCCATTGTATTTGAGTATGGCAACAGCAACACTTATGCTGATGACAATGACACCTTACGCGCAGACATCCAGGGCAGTCTTGCAGAAAGCTTGCAGCCTATTCAAACAAAGGCCGAAAATTTGATCACCAAACTTGATTCTTCGCTGGCTGCCATCAATAAAATATTGAACCCTAATTTCCAAAAAAATGTTGACAGAAGTTTCACCAGTATCGCTAACTCTTTGCAAACACTGGAAGGCACAACCAAAAAAATTGATGCTTTGGTAGGCGGTCAAACAGCTCACATAAACGGCATAATGTCAAATGCCGAGATCGTATCAGCTAACTTAAAAACCAGTACTGCCAACATAAACGGCATTACCAGTAATTTTGAAAAAGTGAGTAATGATATAGCTAACGCTAATATCAGGCAAACATTGGATAATGCAAATAAGGCTATGACCGACCTGCAGGAAACCATCAGTAAAATAAATACCAGCAAAGGCACACTTGGGCTGTTGTTGAATGACGATAAAATGTATAACAACCTGAAAGACGCATCTGCAAATCTGAACAGTTTGTTTATTGACCTGAAAGCTCATCCAAAGCGCTATGTTAGCTTCTCTGTATTCGGCGGTAAGAAAGATTGA
- a CDS encoding N-acetylmuramoyl-L-alanine amidase family protein, translated as MKNKALKRLIYGLLILLPSLPLFSFATGAPGNKDTVINNGYKIKTIIVDPGHGGRPSGTSGNYSHGASGSFSSERNVTLAIAFKLQKAIEKELAGVNVVLTRTTDDDVAWQKRADIANANKGDLFISLHCNSLPGRRVREVVGHKHGKAVYRTSEVADRSGKGVLLLVYGFHRTKEEEKAIKENLIEDDTEMNTNPDPNDPESIILMNEYKRKYRKQSIHLAELLNTEFTETDGRHSDGIREQGILVLCHSAMPAVLVETGYINNPDDEAYLNSEDGQNEIVASIVRAISNYKAGVEQVSQ; from the coding sequence ATGAAAAATAAGGCATTGAAAAGATTGATTTACGGTTTATTGATTTTACTTCCATCACTACCTCTTTTTTCCTTTGCAACAGGCGCTCCGGGAAATAAGGATACTGTTATCAATAATGGCTATAAGATTAAAACCATTATTGTTGATCCCGGGCACGGTGGCCGGCCATCAGGCACTTCAGGTAATTACTCCCATGGTGCGTCAGGCTCATTTTCCTCAGAGAGAAATGTAACGCTTGCCATTGCATTTAAATTGCAAAAGGCAATAGAAAAAGAATTGGCTGGTGTAAACGTAGTTTTAACCCGCACAACAGACGACGATGTGGCCTGGCAAAAACGCGCAGATATTGCCAATGCGAACAAAGGCGACCTTTTTATTTCCCTGCACTGTAACTCCTTACCTGGCAGGCGCGTTCGCGAGGTTGTAGGCCATAAACACGGCAAGGCCGTTTACAGGACATCCGAGGTTGCTGATCGCTCTGGCAAAGGTGTTTTGCTGCTTGTATACGGTTTTCACCGCACCAAAGAAGAGGAAAAGGCCATTAAAGAAAACCTGATAGAGGATGATACCGAGATGAATACCAATCCGGACCCTAATGATCCGGAATCAATCATTCTTATGAATGAATATAAACGTAAATACAGGAAGCAAAGCATTCATTTAGCAGAGTTACTTAATACCGAATTTACAGAAACCGATGGCCGCCACAGCGACGGCATCAGGGAGCAGGGCATATTGGTATTGTGCCATAGCGCAATGCCTGCTGTACTGGTTGAAACCGGCTACATTAACAACCCTGACGATGAAGCGTACCTGAATTCAGAAGACGGCCAGAATGAGATCGTTGCTTCAATAGTAAGAGCTATATCAAATTATAAGGCTGGAGTAGAACAAGTATCACAATAA